A genomic window from Candidatus Bathyarchaeota archaeon includes:
- a CDS encoding peptidyl-tRNA hydrolase — protein sequence MTGRTTVDSSAFEYKLVIVIRTDIKMSKGKIAAQAGHAAVSASEYARKNRPEWWNPWINEGQRKIAVKARSEEEIINLERQARNAKLPVALIVDRGLTEIPPNTTTCLGIGPGPASKVDAITGKLSLL from the coding sequence ATGACTGGAAGAACAACTGTTGATTCATCGGCTTTCGAGTATAAACTGGTCATCGTCATACGAACAGACATCAAAATGAGCAAAGGCAAAATTGCTGCTCAAGCGGGTCATGCTGCAGTTTCGGCGTCCGAGTATGCACGAAAAAACCGCCCTGAATGGTGGAATCCTTGGATAAATGAAGGGCAACGCAAAATTGCTGTAAAAGCAAGATCTGAAGAAGAAATCATTAATCTAGAACGTCAAGCCCGTAACGCCAAACTTCCAGTTGCATTGATTGTTGATCGGGGGTTAACTGAAATTCCACCGAATACTACTACATGTTTGGGAATAGGTCCTGGTCCCGCCAGTAAGGTGGACGCGATTACTGGAAAATTGAGTTTGCTTTGA
- the truD gene encoding tRNA pseudouridine(13) synthase TruD, with the protein MQVPQLEHDLGMEVYATQSEGIGGKIKQLIDDFVVEELLTDGTLAEVNPPTKEWTPTGEGQNLICVLVKRRWDTFLAVREVADRMHINQKRVRFAGIKDTNALTGQHISIQNVTPNHVLGLQIRDITVYPRFFSHQRMYSELIKGNRFHITIREIDQPVSVIEKTTTKVTKQIEKMGGVPNFFGHQRFGTTRPNTHLIGKYLTRNEPKKAALEFLATPSIHEHAEAREARQQLQDTMNFEEALEKFPRFLRYEHFMLRYLTKKPTDFIGAFRELPRRLRKLFVQAFQSYLFNRFLSERIRQGIPLDDPQMGDYAIWLDKNGLPTDKHEQVNKINIKLVTQFMKEDKMALAIPLVGPNQPPSKGMQGELEQVILEAEDVSRDCFKIALMPEATAEGKVRAVLNPVWNLVLEEIAEDKENEGKQTLKLAFNLNRGSYATVVLREFMKPQDVISSGY; encoded by the coding sequence TTGCAGGTTCCACAGCTAGAACATGATTTGGGCATGGAAGTTTACGCCACTCAATCGGAGGGGATTGGGGGAAAAATCAAGCAACTGATAGATGATTTTGTTGTTGAAGAACTGTTAACAGATGGCACCCTAGCAGAAGTGAATCCACCCACAAAAGAATGGACCCCCACGGGTGAGGGACAAAATCTTATCTGTGTATTAGTTAAGCGAAGATGGGACACGTTTTTAGCAGTCAGAGAAGTGGCAGACCGCATGCACATTAACCAAAAAAGAGTTAGGTTTGCCGGAATCAAAGACACCAATGCCTTAACCGGTCAGCACATCAGTATACAGAACGTAACCCCAAACCATGTTTTAGGTCTGCAAATCAGGGACATTACAGTTTATCCTCGATTTTTTTCCCACCAAAGAATGTATTCTGAACTAATCAAAGGCAACAGGTTCCACATTACAATACGAGAAATTGACCAGCCAGTTTCAGTTATTGAAAAAACCACAACAAAAGTTACAAAACAAATAGAAAAAATGGGGGGAGTCCCTAACTTTTTTGGTCACCAACGCTTTGGAACTACTCGCCCAAACACGCACCTCATCGGCAAATACTTAACAAGAAATGAGCCAAAAAAAGCAGCCCTTGAGTTTCTTGCAACGCCTAGCATTCATGAACATGCTGAAGCCCGAGAAGCCCGACAACAGTTACAGGATACTATGAACTTTGAAGAAGCCCTAGAAAAGTTCCCCAGATTTTTGCGCTATGAACACTTTATGTTACGGTACTTAACAAAAAAGCCCACAGATTTTATTGGGGCATTCAGGGAATTGCCTCGGCGGCTTCGTAAACTGTTTGTTCAAGCCTTTCAGTCGTATCTGTTTAACAGATTTTTGAGCGAACGCATACGACAAGGCATCCCCCTTGATGATCCCCAGATGGGAGATTACGCGATTTGGCTTGACAAAAACGGCTTGCCAACAGATAAACATGAACAAGTGAACAAAATTAACATCAAACTCGTCACACAGTTCATGAAAGAAGATAAAATGGCACTCGCCATACCCTTGGTTGGTCCAAATCAGCCACCTTCAAAAGGGATGCAAGGTGAACTTGAACAAGTAATTTTGGAAGCCGAAGATGTTTCACGTGATTGTTTTAAGATTGCCTTAATGCCTGAAGCAACAGCTGAAGGAAAAGTTCGGGCTGTTTTGAATCCGGTTTGGAATTTGGTTTTAGAAGAAATTGCTGAAGACAAAGAAAACGAGGGAAAGCAGACGCTGAAACTTGCTTTTAATTTGAACAGAGGCAGCTACGCAACTGTAGTTTTGCGAGAATTCA